The sequence below is a genomic window from Cedecea neteri.
TGTTTATGCTGTGTGTCAAATAAAAACGGAATATTCCATATAATATATTTATTTGACCAGATGGGTAAATAATCTAAATATATGCAATATGTTACTTGCCATGTTTAACGTTATGCTAAACACTCGATGATTATAGCAATCGGGTAAACCTGCATGGCTTTTATATGTGTCAGATACAGATGCAGTTTGTTTTTTATTTAATTGATATCAAATGCCATGCTGATGAAATATATAATGTGTTGGTTTTTTATTTTTTAAAATAATAGGGTTGATGCTGTTAATTTAATTTAAGGCAATATGTGACAAATGAAAAAGTAGTCCATTACTCACTGGAGTTAATAATGTTTTCCTCCTGTTAGGGCTATTAAGCGCTACGCTTAACGTGCTTCGGGCCAGCCAACTTTAGTACCCGCCTGGCGGCGGTCATACTCTTGTCAGAATCGGCTGGTTTAATCGTCGCAACGGAAAAAAGGGACATAAAATGATGAAAAAACATGTGTTGTTGACGATGCTGCTTGCAGTAATGAGTGCTTCTGCCCTGGCAAAATCCACCTTAACGCTTTACACCAGCCAGCCCAATGAGGACGCGCAGACCACCGTCAGCGCCTTTGAAAAAGCGAACCCGGACATTGAAGTAAAATGGATCCGCGACGGTACCAGCAAGCTGACCGCCCGCTTACAGGCGGAAATGGCGGCCGGGGGCGCAGTGCCGGACGTGCTGCTGATTGCCGACAGCGTGACCATGGAATCCCTCAAGCAGCAAAACCTGCTGGCGGCCTACAAATCGCCGGAGGCCGCGCGCTTCGATGCCCAGCTCTATGACAAAGATGGCTATTACTACGGCACCAAACTGATTACCACCGGCATTGCGTACCACAGCCAGGCCCCGGTCAAGCCCACTTCGTGGCTCGATTTGCTCAAACCCGAGCTGAAGAACATGACCACACTGCCAAGCCCGCTTTATTCCGGCGCGGCGCAGATCCATCAGGCCGCGATCATGGGTGCGCCGACGCTGGGCTGGGATTACTACGAAAAACTGAAGGCCAACGGGGCGATGCCGCAGAGCGGCAACGGCGCGGTGATGAACGCCATTGCCTCCGGCAGCAAAGCCTACGGCGTGCTGGTCGATTACATGGCGATCCGTGAGAAAGCCAAAGGCGCGCCGATTGAGTTTGCCTTCCCGACCGAGGGCGTGAGCATTGTCACCGAGCCGGTGGCAATGATGAAGGGCGCTAAAAATCCCGAAGCGGCGAAAGCATTTATCGACTTCGTGCTCTCCAAAGCGGGGCAGGAGCTGGTGCTGAAACAGGGCTACCTGCCTGCCGATGCCAGCCTGCCGGTGCCGCGGGGCTTCCCACCGCGCGACAGCATCAAAATCATGCCGTTTGATGCCGCCAAAGCACTGGCGGACACCGACGCGAACAAAAAGCGGTTTGCCGACCTGTTCGGTAGCCGCTGATTGATGATCAGCCCGGCATTGTCCCGCCCCGACGACGGCAGCCTGATGAAAGGGCTGCTGCGCCTGCTTATTGTCGTCATTGCGCTATTAAGTCTGCTCCCCAGTCTGCAGTTGCTGATCTCCGCGCTGCTGGACTGGCGGCTGGGCGGCCAAAGCAGCCTGGGCCGCGTGCTCAGCAACCCAAACACCTGGGTCGCACTGTGGCACAGTGTGTATACCAGCGGCCTGGGGGCGCTGCTTTCCCTCCTGCTGGGCAGCCTGTTTGCGTTTTGCCTCGGCCTGATGAACATCCGGGGCCGCCAGGCCTGGGCGTTTCTCTTTATGCTGCCGATGATGATCCCGCCGCAGGTCACGGCCCTGAGCTGGCTGCAGCTGTTCGGCCCCGGCAGCGTGCTGCTCAACAGCCTCGGTCTGGCGCCGGGGTTTGGCAGCCCCAATCCGCTTTATTCGGCGGAGGGGATCGCCTTCCTGCTCGGCATCCAGCACGCGCCGCTGGTGTTTCTGACCCTGCGCACGCAGCTGCAGAGTCTGCCGCAGGAACAAATTGAGGCAGCGAGGCTGAACGGTGCCTCTCTTTGGCGAGTTTTCATCGACATTATTCTGCCGCTGTGCCGACCCGCGCTGTGGGCCGGGGCGGCGCTGGCCTTTGTTTCCGCCCTCGGCAACTTCGGCATCCCGGCGATGCTCGGCATCCCCATCTCTTATTTCGTGTTGCCCGTTTACATCTACCAGACGCTCTCCAGCTTTGGGCCGTCGATGCTGAACGAGGTGGCCTCACTCTCGGTGCTGATGGGCGTGCTGGCCGTCGCCATTGTCACGCTGCAGGGCATTATGCAGCGGCGTTACGCTTTGCCGCTGATCGGCATGGCCGGGCGGGCGGCAAGTATTGCGCCCGGGAAGGGGAGGCTGGCGGTGGAGATCCTGCTCGCGCTCGTGCTGGGCGGGATGCTGGTTGCCCCGCTGCTGGCACTGATCGCGACCTCGCTGGTGCCAACCCTGGGCGTGCCGCTCAACGGCGACATGCTGACGTTTGCCGCCTGGACTGGCATCTTTGATGAGCAAAGCGCCACCTGGCGGGCACTGACCAACAGCCTGCTGCTCTCCGTTAGCGCCGCCGGGCTGCTTATGGCGCTAAGCCTGCCGCTGGCCTGGCTGCTGGTGCGTCGCCCCAGCCGGCCCTTACGCTGGCTGCACAGCCTGATTGATATTCCCTACACGCTTCCCGGCGTGGTGCTGGCCATCGCCTGCATTCTGCTGTTTGCGCGCCCGCTGCCGCTGCTGAACGTCAGTCTGAGCGGCACGCTGACGATTATCTTCTTCGCCTACCTGGCCCGCTTTCTTACCGTCTGCCTGAAGCCGGTTCACACCAGCATGCTGCAGCTGGATCCGGCGATGGAGGAAGCCGCGAGCCTGGCGGGAGCGGACGCCTCCCAACGGTTACGCCATATCGTCCTGCCGCTGCTGGCTCCGGCGGCCTTTGCCGGGGCGCTGCTGGTGTTTCTCACGGCGGTGAACGAGTTGACTGTCTCCGCGCTGCTCTGGAGCGCCGGGAAAGAAACCCTTGGCGTGGTGGTGTTTAACCTCGACGAAAGCGGTGACAAGGTGATGGCCTCGGCGATTTCAGTGCTGGTGGTGGGCCTGGTCGCGCTGGTGATGCTGTTGCTCGGCGCGCTGGGCCGTTATTTACCGAAAGGAGTGATTCCATGGCAGAGCTAAGGCTGGACAAGCTCAGCAAATTCTTTGGCGAGCAGGCCGTGGTGAAGGATCTCAGCCTGACGATCCCTTCCGGGGCGTTTACCGCCCTGCTGGGGCCGAGCGGCTGCGGAAAAACCACCACGCTGCGGATTGTGGCCGGGCTGGAGTCGCTGAGCGGCGGTCGCCTGTGGCTGGGCGAGAAGCTGCTGGCCGACAGCGGCATCCACGTTCCGCCGGAACAGCGCGACATGGGCATGGTGTTTCAGTCCTACGCCCTGTGGCCGCACATGACTGTGGGCGAAAACGTCGGCTACCCGCTGAAGCTGCGCCAGGTCAACGGCGCGGCGCGGCAGAAACGGGTGATGGAAGCGCTGGAGATCGTGGAACTTGGGGCCTATTTCGGACGTTCACCCCAGGAACTCAGCGGCGGGCAGCGGCAGCGGGTGGCGCTGGCACGTTGCCTGGTCTCGGAGCCGCGCGTGGTTCTGCTCGATGAACCGCTGGCGAACCTCGACCGCCATCTTCGCGCCACCATGGAACAGACTTTCCGCGAGTTTCACCGCCGCACGGGGGCGACGTTTGTTTATGTCACGCACGATCAGGCGGAGGCGATGGCGCTCGCCAGCCATATCGCGGTGATGCACCAGGGCGAGCTGATGCAGTGGGGCACACCGCAGCAGCTTTATCAGCAGCCGCAGAATAGCTGGGTGGCCGGGTTTATCGGCCAGGGCAGTGTGCTGTCCCTCACCGTATCGCCAGGTATACAAAGTCTGGATCTCGCGGCATTGCATGGCGGCCTGGATCAGCCGGGGCGCGATAAAACCGTGCCGGTTCTGGTTCGCACGGAGCATGTACAGATTGCAGGCAGCGGGCCGGTCGCCAGCGTTGAAAGCTGTATTTATCAGGGAGAACGCTATCTGCTGGAGCTGCGT
It includes:
- a CDS encoding ABC transporter substrate-binding protein; the encoded protein is MMKKHVLLTMLLAVMSASALAKSTLTLYTSQPNEDAQTTVSAFEKANPDIEVKWIRDGTSKLTARLQAEMAAGGAVPDVLLIADSVTMESLKQQNLLAAYKSPEAARFDAQLYDKDGYYYGTKLITTGIAYHSQAPVKPTSWLDLLKPELKNMTTLPSPLYSGAAQIHQAAIMGAPTLGWDYYEKLKANGAMPQSGNGAVMNAIASGSKAYGVLVDYMAIREKAKGAPIEFAFPTEGVSIVTEPVAMMKGAKNPEAAKAFIDFVLSKAGQELVLKQGYLPADASLPVPRGFPPRDSIKIMPFDAAKALADTDANKKRFADLFGSR
- a CDS encoding ABC transporter permease, which encodes MISPALSRPDDGSLMKGLLRLLIVVIALLSLLPSLQLLISALLDWRLGGQSSLGRVLSNPNTWVALWHSVYTSGLGALLSLLLGSLFAFCLGLMNIRGRQAWAFLFMLPMMIPPQVTALSWLQLFGPGSVLLNSLGLAPGFGSPNPLYSAEGIAFLLGIQHAPLVFLTLRTQLQSLPQEQIEAARLNGASLWRVFIDIILPLCRPALWAGAALAFVSALGNFGIPAMLGIPISYFVLPVYIYQTLSSFGPSMLNEVASLSVLMGVLAVAIVTLQGIMQRRYALPLIGMAGRAASIAPGKGRLAVEILLALVLGGMLVAPLLALIATSLVPTLGVPLNGDMLTFAAWTGIFDEQSATWRALTNSLLLSVSAAGLLMALSLPLAWLLVRRPSRPLRWLHSLIDIPYTLPGVVLAIACILLFARPLPLLNVSLSGTLTIIFFAYLARFLTVCLKPVHTSMLQLDPAMEEAASLAGADASQRLRHIVLPLLAPAAFAGALLVFLTAVNELTVSALLWSAGKETLGVVVFNLDESGDKVMASAISVLVVGLVALVMLLLGALGRYLPKGVIPWQS
- a CDS encoding ABC transporter ATP-binding protein — translated: MAELRLDKLSKFFGEQAVVKDLSLTIPSGAFTALLGPSGCGKTTTLRIVAGLESLSGGRLWLGEKLLADSGIHVPPEQRDMGMVFQSYALWPHMTVGENVGYPLKLRQVNGAARQKRVMEALEIVELGAYFGRSPQELSGGQRQRVALARCLVSEPRVVLLDEPLANLDRHLRATMEQTFREFHRRTGATFVYVTHDQAEAMALASHIAVMHQGELMQWGTPQQLYQQPQNSWVAGFIGQGSVLSLTVSPGIQSLDLAALHGGLDQPGRDKTVPVLVRTEHVQIAGSGPVASVESCIYQGERYLLELRLQDGQALSAFHSAPLAVRQSVNVQLLQGWRLDAA